One window from the genome of Clarias gariepinus isolate MV-2021 ecotype Netherlands chromosome 15, CGAR_prim_01v2, whole genome shotgun sequence encodes:
- the LOC128543464 gene encoding cortexin domain-containing 1 protein — MEETTPDPEFVDVDQGLTLACIAFLCLLLVAMIIRCAKVIMDPYSAIPTSTWEEQHLDD, encoded by the coding sequence ATGGAGGAAACAACGCCAGATCCCGAGTTCGTGGACGTGGACCAGGGCTTGACTTTGGCATGCATTGCCTTCCTCTGCCTGCTGCTGGTGGCCATGATCATCCGCTGTGCCAAAGTCATCATGGACCCGTACAGCGCCATCCCCACATCCACCTGGGAGGAGCAGCATCTAGACGACTAG